One Maribacter dokdonensis DSW-8 genomic region harbors:
- a CDS encoding exo-rhamnogalacturonan lyase family protein: MRQLITTLMVVFLLASCSETKVGKHVNITVENNKVGAPVTLGIPFPKGELYSVDHLRLLTSDGKEIPCQTTEVSNWGPLDDSVKWVWVFFFSEEETDYVIEYGDAIVPIKSKDKIVSTNNMRPQGGIEVNTGPISFAIHKMGNGFLDEVFLDSNSNGEFEEGELIGSSQGENRGSFLDILDDNGIDHSKAVINEVFREKGSGPMHNIFRIEGTYTYNREDNNISPFTMWLHAYAGKSYVKVLHTLTYTGIPDKHKVAEGEHYNIATQNEHILSEDTVDDIGWIQPNDEIAASGIQLKYHLDEDVNISIPMNSGSWQDEESKIDIKQVKSKNNNVVKLLQQGPERVKSTSLRSLYINGFKKDGAEEVKKDYNFEATITDGDEKIANGERAKGWVNIADSKRGVGIGIKNFLKEYPKGVKVDPVNKSLTGNIWPLENGPMNFARHNTEPDGGMLGNFAQGITKTTEFVYYFHDNVATEEVGQKMDYVIDSPVAHADPKWYTDSKVYGNMAPMSTKHPEFENALQYRYQWWSYNQNHEPWYGMFNYGDGKSYYFNDRWVQWTNNEPTVDFMFWTNFMRTGDPKYFNMGQAMSRHTMDVDNVHWPKKRTYYGEINDAIDFWNYQEEPESTPYLGIGRRHANEHWYALLSAHVWIQGWVAAYYISADHRALEVAKMTGDTYLNRIWGDHDLRGRRLYLSVLNLVELYDATKLDKYKKELDERVELMLEFQERQGGNLLLDRYGYSQTYVAQGLYKYQQITGDEEVREALLDHARWVRDVPPLNHEMESYLATIYPLVLGYEISGEVGYLNEAMDRAEYLKIGELKKSPSAYENAKEYSENLLEISNLPNSKKKFTNWQTNQGLRVFGWTHAYNIPYLLYAMEQENIE, from the coding sequence ATGAGACAACTTATTACAACTTTAATGGTGGTATTCTTATTGGCCTCTTGTTCAGAAACAAAGGTTGGTAAACATGTAAACATCACGGTCGAAAATAATAAAGTAGGGGCACCGGTAACCTTAGGTATACCTTTTCCAAAGGGAGAATTGTATTCTGTAGATCACTTGAGGTTACTGACTTCAGATGGTAAGGAAATTCCTTGTCAAACCACAGAGGTTTCTAATTGGGGACCATTGGATGATAGTGTAAAATGGGTATGGGTGTTTTTCTTCTCAGAAGAAGAAACAGATTATGTCATAGAGTATGGTGACGCTATTGTTCCTATAAAATCAAAAGATAAGATCGTATCCACCAACAATATGAGACCACAAGGTGGGATAGAAGTAAATACGGGACCAATATCTTTTGCCATTCATAAAATGGGAAACGGATTTTTAGATGAGGTTTTTCTTGATTCTAATAGTAATGGAGAATTTGAGGAGGGTGAGCTTATAGGTTCGTCACAAGGAGAAAATAGAGGGTCTTTTTTAGATATTTTAGATGATAACGGTATAGACCACTCTAAAGCTGTAATCAATGAAGTGTTCAGGGAAAAAGGGTCTGGACCAATGCATAATATCTTTAGAATTGAAGGTACTTATACGTATAATAGAGAGGATAATAATATATCTCCGTTTACAATGTGGTTACATGCCTATGCAGGTAAAAGCTATGTAAAAGTGTTACATACATTGACCTATACGGGTATACCTGATAAACATAAAGTTGCCGAAGGAGAACATTATAATATCGCCACACAAAACGAACATATATTATCTGAAGATACTGTGGATGATATAGGTTGGATACAGCCTAATGATGAAATTGCGGCAAGTGGTATACAATTAAAATATCATCTAGATGAAGATGTAAATATCTCCATTCCAATGAACTCGGGTAGTTGGCAGGATGAAGAGTCGAAAATTGATATTAAGCAAGTTAAATCTAAAAATAATAATGTCGTAAAACTTTTACAGCAAGGTCCTGAAAGAGTTAAAAGTACTAGTCTCAGAAGCTTATATATAAACGGATTTAAGAAAGACGGGGCAGAAGAGGTAAAGAAAGATTATAATTTTGAGGCAACCATAACCGATGGTGATGAAAAAATAGCGAATGGTGAAAGGGCTAAAGGATGGGTAAATATAGCAGATTCTAAACGGGGTGTAGGCATCGGTATAAAGAACTTCTTAAAAGAATATCCTAAAGGGGTTAAGGTAGATCCGGTAAACAAATCTCTAACCGGTAATATTTGGCCTCTTGAAAATGGTCCTATGAATTTCGCCAGGCATAATACAGAGCCAGATGGTGGTATGTTGGGTAATTTTGCCCAGGGAATTACAAAAACCACTGAATTTGTATACTATTTCCATGATAATGTAGCTACTGAAGAAGTAGGGCAAAAAATGGACTATGTTATAGATAGTCCGGTGGCTCATGCTGACCCTAAGTGGTATACAGATTCAAAGGTGTATGGTAATATGGCTCCGATGTCAACAAAACATCCTGAGTTTGAAAACGCTTTGCAATACAGGTATCAATGGTGGAGCTATAATCAAAATCATGAACCATGGTATGGTATGTTTAATTATGGGGATGGAAAAAGTTATTACTTCAATGACCGCTGGGTACAATGGACAAATAATGAGCCAACGGTAGATTTTATGTTTTGGACCAATTTTATGAGAACGGGTGATCCAAAGTACTTTAATATGGGGCAAGCTATGAGCAGGCATACCATGGATGTTGATAATGTGCATTGGCCAAAGAAAAGAACATATTATGGTGAGATCAATGATGCTATAGATTTTTGGAATTATCAGGAGGAACCAGAGTCAACACCTTATTTGGGTATAGGTAGACGTCATGCCAATGAGCATTGGTACGCCTTATTGAGTGCACATGTATGGATTCAAGGTTGGGTTGCCGCATATTATATTTCGGCAGACCATAGGGCTCTTGAGGTTGCTAAAATGACTGGTGATACCTATTTAAATAGGATTTGGGGAGATCATGATTTAAGGGGGCGTAGGTTGTATTTGTCCGTGCTTAACCTTGTTGAACTTTACGATGCCACTAAGCTAGATAAATATAAAAAGGAGCTTGATGAACGTGTTGAACTAATGCTTGAATTTCAAGAAAGACAAGGGGGTAATCTTTTGTTGGATAGGTATGGATACAGTCAAACGTATGTAGCACAAGGGCTATACAAATACCAACAAATTACGGGAGATGAAGAAGTAAGGGAAGCATTGCTTGATCATGCCAGATGGGTAAGGGATGTACCACCATTAAACCATGAAATGGAATCATATTTAGCAACAATTTATCCATTGGTTCTGGGGTATGAAATAAGCGGAGAAGTTGGTTATTTAAATGAAGCCATGGATCGGGCCGAGTATTTAAAGATAGGGGAGTTGAAAAAATCGCCAAGTGCATATGAAAATGCCAAGGAGTATAGTGAAAATCTTCTGGAAATTTCTAACCTACCAAATAGTAAAAAGAAGTTTACGAATTGGCAAACAAACCAGGGCTTACGTGTTTTTGGATGGACACATGCTTACAATATTCCGTATTTGCTTTACGCAATGGAACAGGAGAATATCGAGTAG
- a CDS encoding SLC13 family permease: MTTTKKIGLILGPLLFALIHFFFEGDDLSNEGRDILAATVWVGIWWVLEVLPIAVTALLPIILFPLLGTISLGETTASYGHKYVFLFMGGFMLAVAIEKWGLHKRIALYIIKTIGTNIYTIVLGFMVATAFLSMWISNTATTVMILPMAVSIIKQFLKSQSEEIIKNESFSKLLMLSIAYAASIGGMATLIGTPPNLVFAGFVQKTYGIDISFWQWMQFGLPLASILLLLSWYYLTRFAYPQKEKTFPGGKAEINRLIKELGPMKTEEKRVLTVFILTAFCWITRSFLLQRFIPNIDDTIIAIGSAIVLFLIPTISAKRTLLLWHEAVKIPWGIILLFGGGMAIAKGFEQTGLAIFLGSKMMFFNGLPLIILLLLIITSVNFLTEVTSNIATTAMMLPVMGPLALSLGVNPYILLIACTTAASCAFMLPVATPPNAIVFGSGYLRIPDMIRSGFLMNVISIVIISLIIYFLLPVLWNLEGMIITS; this comes from the coding sequence ATGACAACAACAAAAAAAATAGGACTCATACTCGGTCCGTTACTATTCGCATTAATTCATTTTTTCTTCGAAGGAGATGATTTATCAAATGAAGGTAGAGATATTTTAGCGGCAACCGTTTGGGTAGGTATATGGTGGGTGTTAGAAGTTTTGCCTATTGCCGTTACCGCATTATTACCCATCATTCTTTTTCCTTTATTGGGTACTATAAGTTTAGGGGAGACTACTGCTAGTTATGGGCATAAATATGTTTTTCTTTTTATGGGTGGTTTTATGCTGGCCGTAGCAATAGAAAAATGGGGTTTGCATAAAAGAATTGCCCTGTACATTATAAAAACTATTGGCACTAATATCTATACTATTGTTTTGGGTTTTATGGTTGCCACAGCGTTCTTGTCTATGTGGATATCCAATACAGCTACTACGGTAATGATATTGCCAATGGCGGTATCCATAATAAAACAATTTTTAAAAAGTCAATCGGAAGAGATAATCAAAAATGAGTCATTTAGTAAGTTGTTAATGCTTTCAATTGCATATGCCGCATCCATTGGGGGTATGGCAACACTAATAGGAACTCCTCCTAATTTGGTTTTTGCAGGCTTTGTTCAAAAAACCTACGGTATAGATATCAGCTTTTGGCAATGGATGCAATTTGGGTTGCCATTGGCCTCTATATTGCTATTATTATCCTGGTATTATCTTACACGCTTTGCTTATCCACAAAAGGAGAAAACGTTTCCCGGTGGAAAGGCTGAAATCAATAGATTGATCAAAGAACTTGGACCAATGAAAACTGAAGAAAAAAGGGTTCTTACGGTTTTTATCCTAACTGCTTTCTGCTGGATAACTAGATCTTTTCTTTTACAACGCTTTATTCCAAATATAGATGATACCATTATTGCAATTGGGTCTGCCATTGTATTGTTTTTAATACCTACCATCTCTGCAAAAAGAACTTTGTTATTATGGCACGAAGCAGTTAAAATACCATGGGGAATTATATTGTTATTTGGTGGGGGTATGGCAATCGCAAAGGGATTTGAGCAAACAGGTTTAGCCATATTCCTGGGGTCTAAAATGATGTTTTTTAATGGTTTACCTTTAATTATATTATTGTTGTTAATAATTACATCGGTTAATTTTCTTACCGAGGTAACTTCTAATATTGCAACAACGGCCATGATGCTACCTGTAATGGGACCATTAGCGCTATCGCTGGGTGTTAATCCCTACATACTTTTAATTGCTTGTACAACAGCTGCGTCTTGTGCTTTTATGTTACCTGTTGCTACACCACCAAACGCCATTGTATTTGGGTCGGGTTATTTACGAATACCGGATATGATTCGCTCTGGATTTTTAATGAATGTTATTTCTATAGTAATTATTAGTTTAATTATATATTTCTTGTTGCCTGTTCTGTGGAATTTGGAGGGGATGATTATAACTTCCTAA